From the genome of Pelmatolapia mariae isolate MD_Pm_ZW linkage group LG12, Pm_UMD_F_2, whole genome shotgun sequence, one region includes:
- the LOC134638635 gene encoding protamine-like protein produces the protein MSSAAIALTPPAPAKSPKKRAKSPRKKTGLTVSDLILKALSTSTQRGGVSLVALKKALKVGGYDVVKNNARILIAVKRLVTKKSLVQTKGSGASGSFKLNKKPPTPRKRKVVRKKKPKAKKVKRASVKKTAAAGGATPAAKKSPKKRRKSKSPKKAKRPAAAKKSKKPKSPKKTKRRVSKTRSAAKK, from the coding sequence ATGTCTTCTGCTGCGATTGCTTTGACTCCGCCAGCTCCGGCCAAATCTCCTAAAAAGAGAGCCAAGTCTCCGAGGAAGAAAACAGGCCTGACTGTGTCAGACTTGATACTGAAGGCTCTGTCCACATCCACACAGCGTGGCGGTGTGTCTCTGGTAGCCCTGAAGAAGGCTCTGAAGGTCGGTGGATATGATGTGGTGAAAAACAATGCCAGGATTCTCATCGCCGTGAAGCGCTTGGTGACCAAAAAGTCTCTGGTCCAGACCAAGGGCAGCGGGGCTTCGGGCTCTTTCAAGCTCAACAAAAAGCCCCCCACACCTAGGAAGAGGAAGGTGGTGAGAAAGAAGAAGCCAAAGGCGAAAAAGGTCAAGCGGGCCAGCGTcaagaaaacagcagcagcaggaggagccaCTCCTGCAGCCAAGAAGTCCCCcaagaaaaggagaaagtcAAAGAGCCCGAAGAAAGCCAAGAGACCCGCTGCGGCCAAGAAGTCCAAGAAGCCAAAGAGCCCAAAGAAGACCAAACGCAGAGTCTCCAAGACCAGGTCTGCTGCCAAGAAGTGA
- the LOC134638887 gene encoding macrophage-expressed gene 1 protein-like produces METAVTFLALSFLHVCSSVPVSRPTNWLRQCRASTNLSITALEVLPGGGWDNLRNMDMGRVMNLSYFQCQTTEDGLYLIPDEVFVIPQKQTGVETSSEIISSWLEQKSSTSHSINADISFLTVLNGKFSVENTRMKTHQVRDSSTTARVQVRNFLYTVKAYPDFTLDTRFVQQVRDIADAIENNQTRSADYLSEKMVLDYGTHVITSVDAGAALVQEDYLRSSYVSDSESESSSVKAQAGLNFFDKLKFDISSQSAQQSSSIHTYQSNIQYSLIQSHGGTTFYPGITLQKWQESTRNNLVAIDRSGFPLHYFINTNTLTELPHPTIGKVALKVSQAVERYYKINTRPGCVDVNSKNFNFQANMDDNSCEGPATNLSFGGVYQECVKISSDADPLCDALAQKNPDTGDFSCRPPYSPTLLRSEVRLQSYSKYECHRESHSCWGFFTCHKTRCQDNNYVRSARINTYWCSVNGQAPENSGYLFGGIYSPLLLNPLTKSKSCPPNFTPVNFFSDGEVICMSKDYEAGTRFSVPFGGLFSCQSTNPLANNQRRCPPKFSQHLAAISDGCEILYCVQSGLFTGGELQPIRLPPFTKHPLISMQATNTVMVMTEGENSWVRVGQTKMWKLAKTEEIQEIVQGLNPELSQMSNGEKAGVAFGVMGVMLIVAIVGVVLFKRRRRMSGFRSRGYEEIREEVERESQQDEAPEQNTA; encoded by the exons ATGGAAACAGCAGTGACCTTCCTGGCTCTCTCTTTCCTTCATGTCTGCTCTTCAGTACCTGTGAGCCGTCCAACAAACTGGCTCAGACAATGCCGTGCTTCTACCAACCTCTCCATCACAGCACTGGAGGTGCTGCcaggtggaggctgggacaacCTCCGGAACATGGACATGGGTCGAGTCATGAACCTCAGCTACTTCCAGTGCCAGACCACTGAGGATGGGCTCTACCTCATTCCAGATGAAGTGTTTGTCATCCCCCAAAAACAGACAGGTGTGGAGACCAGCTCAGAGATCATCAGTTCCTGGCTTGAGCAGAAAAGCTCGACATCTCACTCCATTAATGCTGACATATCCTTCCTCACGGTGCTCAATGGTAAATTTTCTGTTGAGAACACTAGAATGAAAACCCATCAGGTCAGAGACTCATCAACCACGGCCAGAGTGCAG GTTCGCAACTTCCTCTACACAGTTAAGGCTTATCCAGACTTCACTCTGGACACACGATTTGTTCAGCAAGTCAGAGACATCGCTGATGCAATTGAGAACAACCAGACGAGAAGTGCAGACTATCTCTCGGAGAAGATGGTGCTGGACTATGGGACTCATGTCATCACTAGTGTGGATGCTGGGGCGGCTTTGGTGCAGGAGGACTATCTCCGTTCCTCATATGTGTCAGACAGTGAGTCAGAAAGTTCTTCTGTGAAAGCACAGGCTGGATTAAACTTCTTTGATAAACTAAAGTTTGACATTAGCAGTCAAAGTGCCCAACAGAGCTCATCAATTCATACATATCAGTCCAATATTCAGTACTCCCTCATTCAAAGCCACGGAGGCACAACGTTTTATCCTGGCATCACTCTGCAGAAGTGGCAGGAAAGTACCAGAAACAACCTTGTTGCCATCGATCGTTCAGGATTTCCTCTGCACTATTTCATAAACACCAACACTCTCACTGAGCTGCCACACCCTACGATTGGAAAAGTTGCTCTTAAAGTCAGTCAGGCTGTAGAGCGCTACTACAAGATCAATACTCGCCCCGGATGTGTTGATGTCAACTCCAAGAACTTCAACTTCCAGGCTAACATGGATGATAATTCCTGTGAAGGTCCTGCTACAAATCTCAGTTTTGGTGGTGTCTACCAAGAGTGTGTTAAAATCAGTTCAGATGCAGATCCACTTTGTGATGCTCTGGCCCAGAAAAACCCAGATACAGGTGATTTCTCCTGTCGTCCACCTTACTCCCCAACTTTACTCAGATCAGAGGTGAGACTTCAGAGTTACTCTAAGTATGAATGTCACAGGGAAAGTCATTCCTGTTGGGGTTTTTTCACTTGTCACAAAACGCGTTGTCAAGACAACAACTATGTTCGTTCTGCTCGCATCAACACCTACTGGTGCTCTGTAAATGGACAGGCTCCAGAAAACTCAGGGTATCTGTTTGGAGGCATATACAGCCCCTTGCTCCTGAACCCCCTCACGAAAAGCAAAAGTTGTCCCCCAAATTTCACTCCAGTAAATTTTTTCTCGGATGGTGAGGTGATCTGTATGAGTAAAGACTATGAGGCAGGTACCAGATTCTCAGTACCATTCGGAGGTCtcttcagctgtcagtcaacCAACCCACTGGCAAACAATCAACGCAGGTGCCCTCCCAAGTTCAGTCAGCACCTTGCTGCAATCAGTGATGGCTGTGAAATCCTCTACTGTGTTCAGTCTGGACTGTTCACAGGTGGAGAGCTCCAACCAATTCGTCTGCCTCCGTTCACAAAACATCCACTTATCAGCATGCAAGCCACCAACACAGTAATGGTGATGACTGAAGGAGAAAACAGCTGGGTGAGAGTGGGCCAGACCAAAATGTGGAAACTTGCCAAAACAGAAGAAATCCAGGAAATTGTTCAAGGCCTTAACCCTGAACTCAGTCAAATGTCTAATGGAGAAAAGGCAGGTGTAGCTTTTGGTGTGATGGGTGTGATGCTGATAGTGGCCATAGTGGGAGTGGTCCTAttcaagaggaggaggaggatgtcaGGGTTTAGAAGTAGAGGCTATGAGGAAATACGTGAAGAAGTGGAGAGGGAGTCACAGCAAGATGAGGCTCCCGAGCAGAACACAGCTTAG